The following proteins come from a genomic window of Pseudomonas sp. MAG733B:
- a CDS encoding DUF971 domain-containing protein has product MIPTDIKLHKASKTLTLKYASGEEYTLPAEFLRVHSPSAEVQGHGKPILQFGKINVGLSKLEPAGHYALKLTFDDGHDSGLFTWEYLYELGRRHDALWEDYLAELKAAGKTRDPNESVVKLML; this is encoded by the coding sequence ATGATCCCCACCGACATCAAGCTGCACAAAGCCTCGAAAACCCTGACGCTCAAATACGCGTCCGGCGAGGAATACACCCTGCCCGCCGAATTCCTGCGCGTGCACTCTCCTTCCGCCGAAGTCCAGGGCCACGGCAAACCCATCCTGCAATTTGGCAAGATCAACGTAGGCCTGAGCAAGCTGGAACCGGCCGGTCACTACGCACTGAAACTGACCTTCGACGACGGCCACGACAGCGGCCTGTTCACTTGGGAATACCTCTACGAACTGGGGCGACGTCATGACGCACTCTGGGAGGATTATCTTGCCGAGCTCAAAGCTGCCGGAAAGACTCGCGACCCGAACGAATCCGTCGTCAAGCTGATGCTCTAG